A single window of Oreochromis aureus strain Israel breed Guangdong linkage group 5, ZZ_aureus, whole genome shotgun sequence DNA harbors:
- the LOC120440409 gene encoding granzyme B-like, which produces MFALQQFAVIHALTFLGQNVLGSKIINGKIAPDNKMLYMASVQDYRGYHICGGFLVSENFVMTAAHCDLYPTYVVLGNHHLRSADKLVIQIAEKYKHPYYWVVGHGYDIMLLKLSTPVRPSKRIQFIRLPFREMTLNENEKCRVAGWGKINTSGNVVDDLRVVGVSVISPQVCRERWGGLPPNVICAGGYNTTKGFCQGDSGGPLVCKGMAVGIVSFNKRLPGTKLGNCNYPDVPNVYTDISKHLDWIRMILQGKKS; this is translated from the exons ATGTTTGCTCTGCAACAATTTGCGGTGATTCATGCGCTGACATTCCTCGGGCAAAATG TCCTTGGAAGTAAAATTATAAATGGGAAAATAGCCCCAGACAACAAAATGCTGTATATGGCATCAGTGCAGGATTACAGAGGCTACCATATTTGTGGAGGATTTCTTGTGTCTGAGAACTTTGTAATGACTGCTGCACACTGTGACCT gTATCCTACATACGTAGTTCTTGGTAACCACCATCTGAGGAGTGCTGATAAGCTCGTGATACAGATTGCCGAGAAATACAAACACCCATATTATTGGGTTGTTGGCCATGGATACGACATCATGCTTTTAAAA CTGTCTACACCTGTCCGACCAAGCAAAAGAATTCAATTCATTCGACTTCCCTTCCGTGAAATGACATTAAATGAAAATGAGAAGTGTCGAGTGGCTGGATGGGGTAAGATAAACACTAGTGGTAATGTTGTTGACGACCTGAGAGTGGTGGGTGTGTCGGTCATCAGCCCACAAGTCTGCAGGGAAAGATGGGGTGGTCTTCCACCCAATGTTATCTGTGCAGGTGGATACAACACAACAAAAGGATTCTGTCAG GGTGATTCTGGTGGCCCTCTGGTCTGCAAGGGAATGGCTGTCGGTATTGTTTCTTTCAACAAACGGCTTCCTGGAACCAAGCTGGGAAACTGTAACTATCCGGATGTCCCCAATGTCTATACGGATATCTCAAAACACCTTGACTGGATCAGGATGATTctccaggggaaaaaaagttaa